Proteins from one Microbacterium faecale genomic window:
- a CDS encoding ABC transporter substrate-binding protein yields MKRQQKFSRTVGAVVLTALALSGCSAGAGENGNEGASGGSADAILSVGSTVVPQSWDPADIGDANYKPYAQAAYDSLILREPDGEYVPMLAESWEFSDENRTITLDLRDDVTFSDGEPFDADAVVANFEHFSAGTGPLSTQLDGFESAEAIDEFTVEATFVNAIPDLVYNLSDAAGRMASPASLGDESLATVPVGTGPYVMDEASTVQGSTYVLTPRDGYWNPELQEFDAVEFRIFEDEAALINALRSGQVDAGNLTSPDNVLSAREAGLSILNPEAHISWFGLILFDRTGEMVPELADPRVREALAWAIDRETLAEVTLGIDNGTIDTQIFNEGSTAWSEGLADRYHYDVDKAKELMAEAGVDGFTLTMPVSALFSQGMLTGVQNNLAEIGVEVVWEDVPSQAFIGDMLSGNFATSVMVIGAVPTDWFVVQSYLAESAAWNPLGTTDEELQSLIDAIPAQSEEERVESFRQINEFVVENNWFQPWFWAEENFAVNEEAVNVELQLQQNVPSIYNYSPVS; encoded by the coding sequence ATGAAACGACAGCAGAAGTTTTCGAGAACGGTCGGTGCCGTGGTGCTCACCGCGCTGGCGCTCAGCGGTTGCTCGGCAGGCGCCGGGGAGAACGGCAACGAGGGCGCTTCTGGCGGCTCAGCCGATGCCATCCTCAGCGTGGGATCGACTGTGGTCCCGCAGTCGTGGGACCCTGCCGACATCGGCGATGCGAACTACAAGCCGTACGCGCAAGCTGCATACGACTCCCTCATCCTCCGCGAACCTGACGGTGAGTACGTGCCGATGCTTGCCGAGTCATGGGAGTTCAGCGACGAGAACCGCACGATCACGCTTGACCTTCGTGACGACGTGACGTTCTCGGATGGTGAACCATTCGACGCCGATGCCGTGGTGGCCAACTTCGAACACTTCTCCGCCGGTACGGGACCGCTGTCGACTCAGCTCGATGGCTTCGAATCGGCGGAGGCGATCGACGAGTTTACCGTCGAAGCGACGTTCGTGAATGCGATCCCCGATCTTGTGTATAACCTCTCGGATGCTGCCGGGCGCATGGCGAGTCCCGCGAGCTTGGGAGATGAGAGCCTCGCGACTGTCCCCGTTGGCACCGGTCCATACGTGATGGACGAAGCATCGACGGTGCAGGGGTCGACCTACGTGCTCACGCCCCGCGACGGGTATTGGAACCCCGAGTTGCAGGAGTTCGACGCCGTCGAGTTCCGGATATTCGAAGACGAGGCAGCGCTGATCAACGCGCTGCGCAGCGGCCAAGTCGATGCCGGCAACCTGACGAGCCCGGACAACGTGTTGAGCGCGAGGGAGGCAGGCCTGTCGATCCTCAATCCGGAGGCGCACATCTCCTGGTTCGGACTCATCCTGTTCGACCGCACGGGTGAGATGGTGCCCGAACTCGCGGATCCTCGTGTCCGCGAGGCACTCGCGTGGGCGATCGATCGCGAGACGCTCGCGGAAGTCACCCTCGGTATCGATAACGGCACGATCGACACGCAGATCTTCAACGAGGGATCTACGGCATGGAGCGAGGGTCTTGCTGATCGGTATCACTATGACGTCGACAAGGCGAAGGAATTGATGGCGGAAGCTGGCGTGGACGGGTTCACCCTGACGATGCCCGTGAGCGCGCTCTTCTCCCAGGGCATGCTCACGGGAGTGCAGAACAACCTCGCGGAAATCGGTGTCGAGGTGGTCTGGGAGGACGTCCCGTCACAGGCCTTCATCGGGGACATGCTGAGCGGCAACTTCGCGACGAGTGTCATGGTCATTGGTGCCGTTCCCACTGACTGGTTTGTCGTGCAGTCGTATCTCGCCGAATCCGCTGCGTGGAACCCGCTCGGTACGACGGATGAAGAACTCCAGTCCCTGATCGACGCCATTCCCGCACAGAGCGAGGAGGAGCGTGTCGAGTCTTTCCGTCAGATCAATGAGTTCGTGGTCGAGAACAACTGGTTCCAGCCGTGGTTCTGGGCGGAGGAGAACTTCGCCGTCAACGAGGAGGCGGTGAACGTCGAGTTGCAGTTGCAGCAGAACGTGCCGTCGATCTACAACTACTCGCCCGTCTCCTGA
- a CDS encoding ABC transporter permease, whose product MLTFLAKRVASGLVLVVLIPSLAFILMRAGSADVARQILGQTATVEQVAAKTADLGLDRPLIEQYLTWAGAALRGDLGVSWFTNESVAHAMATRVPATLSLVIVTTIVAAVVAVALGLAAAYFRGWLDKVLQVLSVAGFALPGFWLALMLVIWLAINVPIFPATGYVPIGEDLGGWVRSIVLPVTALAVGAVTATAQQVRGAVMDVLQQDWVRTLRARGISTTSLVFKHVLRSAGVTGLTVLGLQFIGLLGGAVFVERIFAIPGMGQVLVSSTAQGDLPLVLGVVLVTTLIVVIVNIVIDLGVGFFNPKARLS is encoded by the coding sequence ATGCTGACATTCCTCGCGAAGCGCGTCGCCTCTGGCTTGGTCCTCGTCGTCCTGATCCCCTCGTTGGCGTTCATCCTGATGCGCGCTGGATCCGCAGACGTGGCCCGGCAGATCCTCGGCCAGACGGCGACCGTTGAGCAAGTCGCGGCGAAGACCGCGGACCTCGGCCTCGATCGTCCCCTGATCGAGCAGTACCTGACCTGGGCAGGAGCTGCCTTGCGCGGTGATCTCGGCGTCTCGTGGTTCACGAACGAGTCCGTCGCGCACGCGATGGCGACGCGCGTGCCAGCGACTCTCAGTCTGGTCATCGTCACCACGATCGTCGCCGCCGTCGTCGCGGTGGCGCTCGGACTCGCGGCAGCGTATTTCCGTGGCTGGCTGGACAAAGTGCTGCAGGTGCTTTCGGTCGCTGGTTTCGCCTTGCCGGGCTTCTGGCTCGCGCTCATGCTCGTCATCTGGCTCGCGATCAACGTGCCGATCTTTCCGGCGACCGGATACGTGCCGATCGGTGAGGATCTCGGCGGTTGGGTGCGGTCGATTGTCCTGCCCGTGACAGCGCTGGCCGTCGGCGCCGTTACGGCGACCGCGCAACAAGTGCGCGGGGCCGTGATGGATGTGCTGCAGCAGGACTGGGTGCGCACACTGCGCGCGCGCGGGATCTCAACGACGTCGCTCGTTTTCAAACACGTCCTCCGCAGCGCGGGCGTCACGGGACTGACGGTTCTCGGCCTGCAGTTCATCGGACTCCTCGGCGGTGCCGTCTTCGTTGAGCGAATCTTCGCGATTCCCGGAATGGGCCAAGTACTCGTGTCGTCGACTGCGCAAGGCGACCTGCCGCTCGTGCTCGGCGTCGTGCTCGTCACGACGCTCATCGTCGTCATCGTCAACATCGTCATCGACCTCGGAGTCGGATTCTTCAACCCGAAGGCGCGTCTGTCATGA
- a CDS encoding dipeptide/oligopeptide/nickel ABC transporter permease/ATP-binding protein yields the protein MTSEYTAPLPTGEPTFKRGSVVLRALRNPAGLIAGIAIVVVVTVAVFADIIAPYGADESDLTRLFEHGGDGHLLGTDGAGRDVVSLLIYGARSSLIGAAIAVGVSMLVGVPTGLIAGFYGRWFDTVGMWISSAILALPGIVVLLAFRASVSTSMWMAMLVFGVLLAPSFFNLVRASVRSVRDELYVDAARVSGVSDVRIIARHVLTVVRAPIVIQAAMVAALGLMIQAGLEFLGLGDRNVPSWGQSLNEGFQNIFRADHLVLWPGLALGVTIAAFALFANALRDALDESDKPRTPPARPSADAVSSSAVSRREGDLLSVRDLRIAFGRSGNDSEVVHGVDIDLNAGSVVGLVGESGSGKTQTALATLGLLSDGGRITAGSIAIDGEMVTHKQRLRMLGAEIGYIPQEPMSNLDPAFTIGSQLIEPIRRHMKVSRSEASSRAVALLERVGIPQPKRVMASYPHQISGGMAQRVLIAGAVSCEPRLLIADEPTTALDVTIQAEILDLLRGLQQERGMGLLIVTHDFGVVADICDEVYVMQFGAIVEHQTVANLFDAPRHDYTRALLGASLEGGKSRRQREKEGI from the coding sequence ATGACCAGCGAATACACCGCACCCCTCCCGACCGGCGAACCGACATTCAAGCGCGGCTCGGTCGTGCTCCGCGCGCTGCGCAATCCAGCGGGCTTGATCGCGGGCATCGCGATCGTGGTCGTGGTCACCGTCGCAGTATTCGCCGATATCATCGCCCCCTACGGTGCCGACGAGAGCGACCTCACGCGCCTTTTCGAACACGGAGGCGATGGTCATCTCCTCGGAACTGATGGAGCGGGGCGCGATGTCGTGTCGCTCCTGATCTACGGCGCGCGTTCATCGCTCATCGGCGCCGCGATCGCGGTCGGTGTCTCGATGCTCGTCGGCGTCCCCACTGGTCTCATCGCTGGCTTCTACGGACGCTGGTTCGACACGGTCGGCATGTGGATCTCGAGCGCCATTCTGGCACTGCCCGGGATCGTCGTATTGCTCGCGTTTCGCGCCTCGGTCAGCACCTCGATGTGGATGGCGATGCTCGTTTTCGGCGTCCTCCTCGCGCCTTCTTTCTTCAACCTCGTGCGGGCCTCCGTGCGCTCCGTGCGGGACGAGCTCTACGTCGATGCCGCGCGGGTATCCGGAGTGTCCGACGTTCGAATCATCGCCCGGCACGTCCTGACGGTGGTGAGAGCGCCGATCGTGATCCAAGCGGCGATGGTGGCGGCGCTCGGCCTCATGATTCAAGCGGGGCTCGAATTCTTGGGGCTCGGCGATCGCAACGTTCCGAGCTGGGGCCAGTCGTTGAACGAGGGATTTCAGAACATCTTCCGCGCCGACCACCTCGTTCTGTGGCCCGGGCTCGCGCTCGGCGTCACGATCGCTGCCTTCGCCCTGTTCGCCAACGCGCTGCGCGATGCGCTTGACGAGTCCGACAAGCCGCGCACACCTCCGGCCCGGCCCTCCGCCGACGCCGTCAGCTCTTCCGCGGTGTCCCGACGCGAGGGCGACCTCCTGAGCGTGCGAGATCTGCGGATCGCGTTCGGGCGGTCCGGGAACGACTCCGAGGTCGTCCACGGGGTGGACATCGATCTGAATGCAGGATCGGTGGTTGGCCTCGTGGGAGAGTCCGGTTCGGGAAAGACCCAGACCGCATTGGCAACGCTCGGTCTCCTTTCCGACGGGGGACGTATCACCGCCGGCTCCATCGCGATCGACGGTGAGATGGTGACGCACAAGCAGCGATTGCGCATGCTCGGTGCGGAGATCGGGTACATCCCCCAGGAGCCGATGAGCAACCTCGATCCCGCCTTCACTATCGGCAGTCAGCTGATCGAGCCGATTCGGCGTCACATGAAGGTCAGCAGAAGTGAAGCATCGTCGCGCGCCGTCGCCCTCCTCGAACGCGTCGGTATCCCGCAGCCGAAGCGCGTCATGGCGTCGTATCCACATCAGATCTCAGGCGGCATGGCACAGCGTGTGCTGATCGCGGGAGCGGTCTCCTGCGAGCCGCGGCTGTTGATTGCCGACGAACCGACGACAGCGCTCGATGTCACCATTCAAGCCGAGATCCTCGATCTTCTACGCGGCCTGCAGCAGGAGCGCGGGATGGGGCTCCTGATCGTCACTCACGACTTCGGCGTCGTGGCCGACATCTGTGACGAGGTATACGTCATGCAGTTCGGTGCGATCGTGGAACATCAGACCGTCGCGAATCTCTTCGACGCGCCCCGTCACGATTACACAAGGGCACTGCTGGGGGCATCGCTCGAGGGCGGCAAATCTCGCCGACAGCGTGAGAAGGAGGGCATCTAA
- a CDS encoding ATP-binding cassette domain-containing protein, whose amino-acid sequence MADDLLRVDDLIVEFPLRGWRKPPFRALNGVSLSVKPGETLGIVGESGSGKSTLGRAVLGLAPVTGGTITYDGRNIAELTRRERRSLSSDIQVVFQDPYTSLNPSLTVGDILSEPLKQAGVDGARATKRITDLLDRVGMPSDAAGRLPKEFSGGQRQRIAIARSLALEPKLIVCDEPVSALDLTTQQRVLDLLIEIQERTDVAYLFVSHDLSVIRHISHRVAVVYRGEIVEQGDVDKVTTEPDHPYTQRLLLASPVPNPAAQARRRAERHAFVMSQEEEHS is encoded by the coding sequence ATGGCTGACGACCTGCTGCGCGTCGATGATCTCATCGTCGAGTTCCCCCTCCGTGGTTGGAGGAAACCACCGTTTCGCGCTCTCAACGGAGTTTCTCTCTCTGTGAAACCCGGCGAGACGCTTGGCATCGTCGGCGAATCGGGATCGGGGAAGTCGACGCTCGGGCGTGCCGTGCTGGGGTTGGCGCCCGTCACCGGAGGCACCATAACCTATGACGGACGGAACATCGCTGAGCTGACACGACGCGAGCGGCGCAGCCTCAGCAGCGACATTCAGGTGGTGTTTCAGGACCCTTACACGTCTTTGAACCCGTCGCTCACTGTTGGCGATATCCTCAGCGAGCCGCTCAAGCAGGCCGGTGTCGATGGTGCTCGGGCGACGAAGCGGATCACGGACCTTCTGGATCGCGTCGGCATGCCGTCTGATGCCGCGGGGCGACTTCCGAAGGAGTTCTCGGGCGGTCAACGCCAACGCATCGCGATCGCGCGGTCGCTCGCGCTTGAACCGAAGCTGATCGTGTGCGACGAGCCTGTGTCGGCACTGGACCTCACCACCCAACAGCGCGTGCTCGACCTCCTCATCGAGATTCAGGAGCGCACCGACGTCGCTTATTTGTTCGTGTCGCACGACCTCAGTGTGATCCGTCACATCAGCCACCGCGTCGCGGTGGTGTACCGCGGAGAGATCGTTGAGCAGGGTGACGTCGACAAGGTGACGACAGAGCCGGACCATCCGTACACGCAGCGCCTGCTGTTGGCATCTCCCGTGCCGAATCCTGCCGCGCAGGCGAGGCGGCGTGCGGAGCGTCACGCGTTCGTGATGTCACAAGAAGAGGAGCACTCATGA